The region AAGGACGAGAGAGGGATGTCGATTCTGCTGAACGCGGAACCCGGAGCGTCGAGCGTGCCGGACCAGGAGCCGTGGCTGCACGAACTGACCGTGCCGGAGGCGGCCGAGATCGACGAGGCGTTCGCCACGCTGCTCGCGAGCGGCAAGTCCGACTTCGCCGCCGGCGCGGCCGAGTTCCCGTTGCCGAGGGTGGGGCCGAAGCTTCGGCGCATCCTGCGGTCGATGGAGGACGAGCCGGGTTTCGCACTGGTCCGCGGGATCCCGGTCGCCGGGAAGAGCGAGGACGAGGTCCGCCGCCTCTACTGGGGACTCGGCATACACCTCGGGGTGCCGCTCATCCAGAACAACTCCGACTCGCACATGGTCGACATCCGCGACGAGGGCCGCGCGGGCCGGCTGCGGGTGCACAGCTCGAACCAGCACATCGGGTTCCACATCGACTCGACGGACATCGTCGGGTTGCTGTGCCGGCGAGCCGCCGCCCACGGCGGTACCAGCCTCGTCGTGAGTGCCGAAGCGGTGCGGCGGGAGATGTCGTGGGTGCACCCCGAACTGCTGCCCGCGCTGTACGAACCGCTTCCGTTCGCCGACGTCGCCTCGCCGGACGAGGACCACCCCGATTTCTTCCTGTGTCCGGTGTTCGGCCGCCACGAGGGGCGGACCACGACGCGGTTCTACCTCCGCCGGATCCTGCGCAGCCAGGACAACCCCGCGGCGCCGCGGCTGACCGACCAGCAGCGGCGCGCCGTGGAGGCGGTCGAGGAGATCGCGGCCCGGCCGGACCTGGTCACCGCCATGGAGTTCCAGCCGGGTGATCTGCAGCTGATCAACAACCACATGGTGCTGCACGGCCGGACGACGTTCGACAGAGAAGAGGCGGACACCGGGCGGCACCTG is a window of Streptomyces sp. NBC_01477 DNA encoding:
- a CDS encoding TauD/TfdA family dioxygenase encodes the protein MSILLNAEPGASSVPDQEPWLHELTVPEAAEIDEAFATLLASGKSDFAAGAAEFPLPRVGPKLRRILRSMEDEPGFALVRGIPVAGKSEDEVRRLYWGLGIHLGVPLIQNNSDSHMVDIRDEGRAGRLRVHSSNQHIGFHIDSTDIVGLLCRRAAAHGGTSLVVSAEAVRREMSWVHPELLPALYEPLPFADVASPDEDHPDFFLCPVFGRHEGRTTTRFYLRRILRSQDNPAAPRLTDQQRRAVEAVEEIAARPDLVTAMEFQPGDLQLINNHMVLHGRTTFDREEADTGRHLLRMWWSVPSSRLLPPEFEAAWGTREPGTLRGAARRWQLHGEFGEFQRRQADEFGVVIPA